A window of Desulforhopalus sp. contains these coding sequences:
- a CDS encoding PASTA domain-containing protein, with product MSSVKEVVGSITGSGPKARVPRGTFYDRNLKQLAVTLDRVSVFARIQELKSVPDTVKVLAEILSLDEKELQQKLETTALRVWLAEDISMEQEIAIKSKRLAGVYLQKEEKRFYPNGSQAAHLIGYAEDGIGLAGVEHYFDRLLANRKYLKKEQPSLNSSEDLVLTLDLKIQDILDKMLEDIAKQEKVRWALAYLMDGQTGEIVGGAQIPGFDLNNFAKYSKEVLANRFVSPILLPDNFRRLLRDLSLLHVSNIQESPAKIPWSLRSADSNLGSQLQLWEWLGLNEKPVADFHLSKQPGEQGENNQQPLLPRMPHLEMVPDYASPFAILTTLAALHNDGKAVRPFVVQKDGGGAEDGTKEASSPPKPEGSESPGEKDAFALYDGAELFRSQGRPGISNSYFFRDEILVKNRNDTRRQMSMNELLLVAIPSGGNDLHLLVVVEREQEGPNPKNGKKTMNLEQIVEEKIERISILQQVAKTVADVVEPESSDEDNYQREKDLSQGAKKVAAAKAQNHPKLEIMPDFIGQSLRKSLITLQGVYLKINIRGTGKVVAQKPAPGTSLKGVSECTLILNKGEDMVPEKFSKTVQ from the coding sequence ATGTCCTCTGTAAAAGAGGTGGTTGGCTCGATAACTGGTAGTGGACCTAAGGCAAGAGTCCCTCGTGGGACTTTTTATGACCGCAATCTCAAACAACTAGCCGTAACCTTGGATCGGGTTTCGGTTTTTGCACGGATTCAGGAGCTGAAATCCGTCCCTGATACGGTGAAGGTGCTGGCAGAGATTCTGTCACTGGATGAAAAGGAACTCCAGCAAAAACTGGAAACGACTGCGTTGCGGGTCTGGCTTGCCGAGGATATCAGCATGGAGCAGGAGATTGCTATCAAAAGCAAGAGGTTGGCCGGTGTATACCTGCAGAAGGAAGAGAAACGATTCTATCCTAACGGCTCCCAGGCCGCTCACTTGATAGGCTACGCGGAAGATGGAATAGGCCTGGCCGGGGTCGAACACTATTTTGACCGTCTTCTGGCCAACCGGAAATACCTGAAAAAGGAGCAACCTAGCCTCAATTCATCCGAGGATCTCGTCCTCACTCTCGACCTGAAGATTCAAGACATTCTCGACAAGATGCTCGAGGACATAGCCAAGCAGGAAAAAGTCCGCTGGGCATTGGCCTACCTCATGGATGGCCAGACCGGCGAAATCGTTGGCGGGGCACAAATCCCAGGTTTTGATCTCAATAATTTTGCAAAGTACTCGAAAGAAGTGCTTGCCAACCGTTTTGTCTCGCCAATTCTTCTGCCGGATAATTTTCGCCGCCTCTTGCGAGATCTCTCTCTCCTGCACGTTTCGAATATTCAAGAGTCTCCGGCAAAAATCCCCTGGAGCTTGCGATCTGCTGACAGTAATCTCGGAAGTCAACTGCAATTGTGGGAATGGCTTGGCTTGAATGAAAAGCCTGTGGCTGATTTTCATCTGTCGAAGCAACCTGGAGAACAAGGAGAGAACAATCAGCAACCTCTGCTTCCCCGGATGCCGCATCTGGAAATGGTGCCGGATTACGCTTCCCCTTTTGCAATTCTCACAACTCTTGCCGCCCTCCATAATGACGGCAAAGCCGTTCGACCGTTTGTAGTTCAAAAGGACGGAGGTGGTGCTGAGGACGGTACAAAGGAAGCCTCCTCTCCTCCCAAACCAGAGGGAAGTGAATCTCCAGGTGAAAAAGATGCTTTTGCCCTTTACGACGGAGCGGAGTTGTTTCGGAGCCAAGGGAGGCCAGGCATTTCCAATTCGTATTTTTTTAGAGACGAGATACTGGTAAAAAATCGTAATGACACGCGCCGGCAAATGTCCATGAACGAGTTGTTGCTGGTTGCCATTCCATCCGGCGGCAACGATCTGCATTTGCTTGTGGTTGTCGAGCGGGAGCAGGAAGGGCCGAATCCAAAAAACGGGAAAAAGACGATGAATCTTGAACAAATTGTTGAAGAAAAAATTGAGAGAATATCGATACTGCAACAGGTGGCTAAAACTGTTGCCGATGTTGTGGAGCCGGAATCGTCGGACGAAGATAATTATCAGAGAGAAAAAGATCTCTCCCAAGGGGCCAAAAAGGTTGCGGCGGCTAAGGCACAAAACCATCCAAAGCTGGAAATCATGCCTGACTTTATAGGACAAAGCCTGCGGAAAAGCCTAATTACTCTGCAGGGTGTCTATCTGAAGATCAATATTCGTGGAACAGGCAAGGTGGTTGCGCAAAAACCTGCACCTGGAACGAGTTTGAAGGGGGTCTCGGAGTGTACCCTCATTCTCAATAAAGGTGAAGACATGGTCCCTGAGAAATTTTCCAAGACAGTGCAGTGA
- a CDS encoding UDP-N-acetylmuramoyl-L-alanyl-D-glutamate--2,6-diaminopimelate ligase: MAPRQPQPTLASLLLGISCKVLHVPATTLLDTLPISSISSDSRIFSDNGLFVALPGVASDGHNYLEKAIANGCVAVICQTGRVGASRLADLQNAVIIEVADTSLAYAAVAANYYHRPAEDMCFVGVTGTNGKTTITYLLEEVLLQNGLSVGVVGTVNNRYTLAGGTKKVLDTRFTTPEAFTLQGVLREMADAGVSHVVMEVSSHALQQARIGGITFAAAAFTNLTRDHLDYHQDMASYFQAKMKLFGEYLQDGGTAVLPCAKEGSASWEWLLPLHDLCANKGKRVIGWGENTRADIRLMDFQSDLDHTDVTVLTEGGLQRITTPLVGRFNVENILTVFGLGVAMGIDNRLICKALATAAGAPGRLEKVTTGSAWNSCGPVVLVDYAHTPDALEKVLTTVKDLPHRELICVFGCGGDRDKGKRPVMGDIAARLCDLVVVTDDNPRTEDPEEIVTQITAAIAPLLGPANMAEWLDKRKSGEGGFAVIRDRREAIRLAIKAAGPEDVVVIAGKGHETYQLTLQGKRFFDDRIEAKNALLSWTDELIATATNGVLHSGTKGRGLLGQVFTDSRVACENGIFVALRGENHDAHAYLEQAVSNGAACLVVDHIPAAFPTTEVSLIVVADTQRALGEMARFRRRQLGIITDQKIIGITGSCGKTTVKEMITAILARKWPAGPDYPTESVLKTKGNFNNLIGLPLSLLPLAVHHRAAVLEMGMNRPGELARLGEIAEPDVSCITNIHAAHLEGLGTIEGVAKAKEELFAATKSSGTLIVNIDDPLISKLSSGYEQGKLTFAASGEHMQEKPDFWPSGIFFETGGVITFTLHHHQQSAAIHLFTAGEHNVANALAAAAIAFASGATLAEIAAGLGDYRAPAKRMEILRSKFGFTILNDTYNANPASMAAGLKTLKQLATGSSLAIIGDMRELGESSVRAHFDIGGLIAQLDIEHVGIVGEFKNDVADGARAAGFPDERLRIFADKDGAVTWIKELVAAKKLGKDDLILVKASRSLRFETIVTELIEPAG, translated from the coding sequence ATGGCGCCAAGACAACCGCAACCAACACTTGCTTCCCTGCTTCTGGGCATTAGTTGCAAGGTGCTCCATGTTCCGGCAACGACACTCCTCGATACCCTGCCAATTTCATCAATTTCATCGGATTCACGGATTTTTTCGGATAATGGATTGTTTGTCGCCCTTCCGGGGGTTGCCAGTGACGGGCATAATTATCTGGAGAAGGCCATTGCTAATGGATGTGTTGCTGTCATCTGTCAAACCGGGCGGGTAGGTGCCAGCCGGTTGGCAGATCTGCAGAATGCGGTGATCATAGAAGTGGCCGATACGAGCCTCGCCTATGCAGCTGTTGCCGCCAATTATTACCACCGGCCGGCAGAAGATATGTGCTTTGTCGGGGTCACAGGGACCAACGGGAAGACGACCATAACCTATCTTCTTGAGGAAGTGCTATTGCAAAATGGCTTGAGTGTAGGGGTCGTAGGAACGGTCAATAACCGATATACCCTGGCGGGAGGGACAAAAAAGGTACTCGACACCCGGTTTACCACCCCCGAGGCCTTTACCCTGCAAGGGGTATTGCGGGAGATGGCCGACGCAGGGGTAAGTCATGTCGTCATGGAGGTGTCCTCCCATGCTCTCCAACAAGCAAGAATTGGCGGTATCACCTTTGCCGCCGCCGCATTTACCAACCTGACCAGAGACCATCTCGATTATCATCAGGATATGGCATCCTATTTTCAAGCGAAGATGAAACTCTTCGGTGAGTATCTTCAGGATGGTGGAACAGCGGTGTTGCCATGTGCCAAAGAGGGGAGTGCGTCTTGGGAGTGGTTGCTTCCATTGCATGATCTGTGCGCGAATAAGGGGAAGCGAGTAATCGGCTGGGGCGAAAACACTCGCGCAGACATACGCCTTATGGATTTTCAATCGGACCTCGACCATACCGATGTGACGGTCCTCACCGAGGGGGGCCTGCAGCGCATAACGACTCCCCTGGTCGGCCGTTTCAATGTCGAAAACATCCTCACTGTCTTTGGACTCGGCGTGGCTATGGGCATCGACAATCGCCTGATCTGTAAGGCCCTTGCTACTGCCGCCGGAGCACCGGGCAGATTGGAAAAGGTTACAACCGGGTCTGCCTGGAATTCCTGTGGGCCGGTGGTTTTGGTCGATTATGCCCACACTCCTGACGCTTTGGAAAAGGTGCTTACGACGGTTAAGGATCTGCCGCACCGTGAACTTATCTGTGTCTTTGGCTGTGGCGGTGACCGGGATAAGGGCAAACGGCCGGTGATGGGCGACATAGCTGCGAGACTTTGCGACCTGGTCGTGGTAACCGACGATAATCCCCGCACTGAAGATCCTGAGGAGATCGTTACTCAGATCACGGCGGCGATCGCCCCCCTACTCGGACCAGCCAACATGGCAGAATGGTTAGATAAACGAAAATCCGGAGAAGGCGGCTTTGCCGTGATCAGGGATCGGCGGGAGGCGATACGCCTGGCAATCAAGGCCGCTGGCCCGGAAGATGTGGTTGTCATTGCCGGAAAAGGCCATGAGACCTATCAGCTGACATTGCAGGGCAAGCGATTTTTCGATGACCGGATCGAGGCAAAGAACGCCCTTCTCTCCTGGACTGATGAATTGATTGCCACAGCGACAAACGGAGTCCTGCACTCCGGAACGAAGGGCCGGGGTTTGTTGGGACAAGTCTTCACCGATAGCCGCGTGGCCTGCGAGAATGGTATCTTTGTTGCCCTACGCGGTGAAAACCATGATGCCCATGCCTATCTTGAACAGGCGGTAAGTAATGGGGCGGCCTGCCTGGTGGTCGATCATATCCCTGCCGCGTTCCCCACTACGGAAGTAAGCCTCATTGTTGTGGCTGATACCCAACGGGCGCTAGGCGAAATGGCGAGATTTCGCCGCAGACAGCTTGGTATTATCACTGATCAAAAGATTATCGGGATAACCGGCAGCTGCGGCAAAACCACGGTCAAAGAGATGATTACCGCGATCCTCGCCCGGAAGTGGCCGGCAGGACCGGATTATCCGACAGAAAGTGTCCTCAAGACCAAAGGTAATTTTAATAATCTGATCGGTTTACCCTTGTCGCTGCTGCCTCTGGCGGTACATCACCGGGCGGCAGTGCTGGAGATGGGGATGAATCGACCTGGAGAGTTGGCGCGACTTGGCGAAATAGCCGAACCTGATGTCAGCTGCATAACCAATATTCATGCCGCCCACCTTGAAGGATTGGGGACAATCGAAGGTGTTGCCAAGGCAAAAGAGGAGCTTTTTGCCGCAACCAAGTCCTCCGGCACACTCATTGTCAATATTGACGATCCCCTGATCAGCAAACTGAGTTCCGGGTATGAGCAAGGCAAACTCACCTTTGCGGCATCAGGCGAACACATGCAGGAAAAGCCGGATTTCTGGCCATCGGGTATTTTTTTCGAGACGGGCGGGGTAATTACCTTCACCCTCCATCACCACCAGCAATCGGCGGCAATCCATCTCTTTACCGCCGGAGAACATAATGTCGCCAATGCCCTCGCTGCGGCGGCCATTGCCTTTGCTAGCGGTGCGACCCTCGCCGAGATCGCAGCGGGTCTTGGTGATTATCGGGCCCCCGCCAAGCGTATGGAGATCCTGCGCAGCAAATTCGGTTTCACCATTCTCAACGATACCTATAATGCCAATCCGGCATCCATGGCGGCAGGTTTGAAAACTCTTAAACAGCTGGCCACGGGGAGTAGCTTGGCAATAATCGGGGATATGCGTGAACTTGGGGAAAGCTCTGTCCGAGCCCACTTTGACATTGGTGGATTGATCGCCCAATTAGATATCGAACATGTTGGAATAGTAGGAGAATTTAAGAATGATGTGGCGGATGGGGCTCGTGCAGCAGGATTCCCTGATGAGAGGCTGCGAATATTCGCCGATAAGGATGGTGCAGTAACATGGATAAAAGAGCTGGTTGCCGCAAAAAAGCTTGGAAAAGATGATCTGATCTTGGTAAAGGCATCCCGTAGCCTGCGCTTTGAAACCATTGTCACAGAGCTCATTGAACCCGCCGGCTGA